AATGCACTATCTCGCGCTTTAGTCAAGATTGCTTATGGAATCTTAGAAGAAAGCAAACACGCTGCTGAACCGAGTCGCTTAATTGAAGGGACTCGTGCGTTAGGAATTTACGACGCTAAAGCTGCAACAGCAACCGGAACCGCGTATCGCATCGCGCAACCGCAACAACTAGGGCGTGTTTTCTTGTGGGATATGTTTAATCCTTGGGGTTGGTTTATGGAATTAAATTCTACTCACCCCCTTACTGGAAAACGCGTCCGTGCCTTAAGTACTTATGCCGAACAACTAGGATTAGAAACAGAATTCGACCTTAGTCGCGTTGTTGCTGAGGGTAAAAGACTTGATAAGAAAAAGCTCTACGGTAACTTTGTGTTAGATGTGTTGCTTTACGCTGCGCAAGCAATCGGAGTTCTGTGTGGTTTGATTGTTGGTATATCTTTAGTTTCCGCCAAAGTTGCCAGTGGAACAGTCGTCCTGGCAACAGTTTTAATTGGTTTTGGTGTAGGAACTTTAATCAAAACTGCGGTAATGTTCCCTAATTTCCAATTTGCTGCGAGTTTTGATGTTCTGGAATTGATGTCTAATCCTTACGCAAGTCCCTTACGCGGTAAACCTGTTCAAATCCAAGGTGAATTAATCGGGCGTGGTGATGCTGGTTATCAATTTGGTTCTGATTTGAAGCTACAAGATCGTACAGGGATGATTTATCTACGCTATGCTTCGCGTTTTGGTTCGTTTGGAAACTTCTTGTTTGGTATGAACCGCGTTAAGAACTTAATTGGTTCTTCAGTGAGTACCGTTGGTTGGTTTCGCCGTGGTGTTATGCCCTGGCTAGATTTAGCACAGCTACGTACTGATGCAGGTACCGTTGTTAACAGCTATCACCGCTTTTGGCTATATTTTACGGGCACTGGAGCAATTATTTTAGGTGTATTGGTACTACCAATGCTTGCTTAACTTAACAGTAAACTGCGATCGCGTTATTTCTGTATTGTTGGTGCATTTATGGGTAACTCATTTCATTAGCGCGATCGCTTCTATACCCCAATTTCTACAAATATCGCATATTGACTCGAATCGTCGTATCTCCCTCGACACTGAAACTAGCATTATTAAACTTTGGCGCACCTATTTTGATAGGAGGATTATTAGAAATTGCAAAACCTTCTCTCGGAATACCTAAGAAGTTTGTGTTGAGTTTTTGGTCGTTATTTTCATCATGAAATACTGTTACCGCATAAGTCCCAGATTGTAATCCGCGAAACTCTGCTACAACTGAAGACCGTTGCGCATTCGTGCAACCACTTTGAATCACACCCGCATCACTCTGCGGGAAACCTTTGTCTTTATCGTAAAGTCTAAAGCAAACTTGACCTCTAGGACGAGCAATTCCGTCTACAACTACGGTTAATTTGTGGCTTGGTTGGGCTAAGGTTGTACTGGCAATCAAACTTGTAGAAGTTGCGATCGCCAAGCTGAAAACTTGCAATATTTTTACCATAAAATATGAAAACTAAACCGTATCCTCAGAAGGCTGGACTTTAGCTAATTTGGCTTTAGCTTGTTGCCATAAATTTTCTAATTCTTCCAGCGTATACTCTGACAAAGGACGCTCTGCAAAAGTTTCCATTTGGATGATACGTTGAACAAATCTCTGGTTCGTTCCTTGCAATGCTGCGTCAGGATCGAGTTGATACCATCGTGCCAAGTTAATAATCACAAATAATAAGTCACCAAGTTCGGCTTGTTGTTCTTCTAATGATTTGTGCGCGATCGCTTCTTGAAATTCGGCAAGTTCTTCGTAATATTTTGCCCACACGCCCTCAACGTTTTCCCACTCAAATCCCGCCGCCGCTGCTTTGTGGGAAATTTTCATTCCTGCTAGAAGTGGTGGTAACGATCGCGCGTAGCGACTGAGTTTGTGACTCAACTTTTGCGCATCAGTTGGTGATGTGCCTTTTTCGGCTGCTTTGATTTGTTCCCAATTTTGCCGCACTTGATCGACATTTTGAACGCTAACGTCTCCAAAGACATGCGGATGACGGCGAATCAGTTTTTGCGTAATTCCTTGCGCCACCTCTTTGAGGCTAAATTGACCACTTTCTGAGGCAATTTGGGCTTGCAACACAACTTGTAAGAGTAAATCTCCAAGTTCTTCTGCGATCGCTTTTCGATCTTGAGTGCGAATTGCCTCTACGACTTCGTAGGCTTCTTCAATTACGTAAGGAATTAACGTTTCCGGTGTTTGTGCTAAATCCCACGGACAACCACCATCAGGCGATCGCAGTTTGGCTACGACATTGATAAGTTCTTGTAGGGCTACCAAAGTTTCGTCAGTAGCTTGCAGTTGATTTGGTTTTTGAGGGTGAGTCATCCGAAAACGCTATTTACGACGTTTGACTTGTGTTGAGCTTCGTTTACGTTTCTTCATTTTGGCACGATTTTGTTGTCTGCGCTTGTAGGCAGAACTACTCCAATCACTGATTGAATGACTCATTGCACCTAATTCGAGTCCGAGAAACAAGTAAAGCCATTCCGTCGAATTTTGCAGCAGCGATCTCCGACTTTGGGCAACCAGTTGTTGCCAACTTAATTCCACTCCCCAAATCAAATGCACCACTCCTAGAATAAAAATCCCCATAAACGCTAGCCAAATACCTAAATACAGAACCCGCAGCGTTGTCCCAATCAGGAACCCATGCGAAAATATTGACCGATGGCGGAGAGCTTTTTGGTAAGGTCGCCAAATCCACCGCAAGTAACCCCAACGTTGGTATTGTCTAGAGTACAGATCCAAATCTGGACCAAACATTAAGCCACTAAAGAGATAGGCTCCAGCCACAATTAAGGTTAAGTTACCACTTTGAGTATGGAAAAAAGTGACACCACTAACTAACGGCAAGCCCCATAAAGTAATGCGATCGTGCGTTCCACCAGAGGGCATTGAGTTTAAAGACAATCGTCAGCAAAATATTTTTCAAAAATACTAGCTTTTCTGCCAACAATTTGCTACCATGAATACTCGCGTACAAAACGGGCGGTTAGCTCAGTTGGTAGAGCGCCTGCCTTACAAGCAGGATGTCACTGGTTCGAGTCCAGTACCGCCCATATAATCTTGTTTTGTAGTCATCTTAACAAGTTAGCATTTAGGCGTAAAAGTCAGTTTTAATAAGATAAAGATGCTTTTTGCTTAAGCAGATTTAGTGGTATTGAGTTACATTCGATTACTGCTTAAAATGATAAAAATTTTGCATCTAGCCGGATCCGCGCTCTTGCCCTGGAGGAATCATGAGTCATCGCCCGATTATGCTTGGCATTGTTGGAGACAGTGCTGCTGGTAAAACTACTTTAACAAAGGGAATTGCTCAGGTACTCGGTCCAGAGAATGTTACGGTTATCTGTACAGACGATTATCATCGCTACGATCGCCGTCAACGTGCTGAGATAGGTATCACTGCACTACATCCTGACTGCAACTATCTTGATATTATGCAACAGCACCTGTCCTTACTTAGGACAGGACAACCAATCCTCAAACCAATTTACAGCCATAAAACTGGTACTTTTGAGCCGCCACAATACGTTAAGCCCAGTAAATTTGTCATCGTAGAAGGACTTCTCGGCTATTCGACGCGGGGTGCAAGAGACTCGTTTGACGTCAAAGTTTATCTCGCACCACCCGAACCACTACGCGCGCAGTGGAAGATTAAGCGCGATACGCAAAAACGAGGCTATACCGCAGAACAAGTCAAAGCAGAACTCGAAAAGCGCGAACCCGATTCCGAACAATTTATTCGTCCTCAGCGCCAATGGGCAGATGTCGTCGTTAGTTTTTATCCTCCAAGCGATGAACCCGATCGAGGCAACGGTCACTTAAATGTTCGCTTAGTACTGCGTCCGACGATCCCACATCCAGATTTTACGCAAATTTTGGATATCATTAGCAGCCATCCGCATCCGGCAATCCGCCTAGAATTAGATCGAGATATGAATAAGCCGGTAGATGTTTTAGAAGTTGACGGTCATGCAACATCCGAACAAGTAGACGAACTAGAAAAGATTATCTGTAACGATATGCCACCGCATCTCTCGCACTTTTGCAGTCGCGAAAGTAACCCCGAACTCGGTAAAGTTGCTGGTACTACGGGGGAAACAATTCAGAGTTATCCGCTGGCAATGACGCAACTTTTGATTACTTATCATATGCTAAAAGCGACACAAATTTATCAGCCAATAATGATTTGAGTGAAAACGAGGTTTGTTATAAAGGTCTTTCTCACAATGAAATATTTTTAACTTTGTTGTAACTTTTTAGACAAAAAAGGGCATAACTAAAGGTAGTCTCACTGTAAGTAATGAGTATTGCCTTGTTGTCATGACCTACTGTTTAAGGATTGCAGATTTACCCACAACTGAAAGACCCCGCGAACGCTTGTTAACGCATGGTGCAAAGAACTTAGCCACAGCTGAACTAATTGCAATTTTACTAGGTACAGGTCAAGGACAGGGAAAACTTTCCGCAGTAGGTTTAGGGCAGTTTATTTTACAAGAACTAGGCAAAAATCAGCGCGACCCTCTTGCTGTTCTTCGAGAGATTACACCTCAAGAACTGATGCAAATTCACGGTATCAAAGCAGCCAAGGCAGCGACAATTGTTGCTGCTGTTGAACTTGGTAAACGAGCGTTTCAATCGCGTCCGTTGGAGCGTACAATCATTGATAGCCCAGCAGCAGCTGCTGCAACGTTAAGCCAAGACTTGATGTGGCAAGCACAAGAACGATTTGCGGTGTTGCTTTTAGATGTTAAAAATCGGCTCATTGGCACGCAGGTGATTACAATTGGTACAGCCACCGAAACATTAGCTTCTCCCCGCGAAATTTTTCGTGAAGTGATTCGCCAAGGTGCAACCAGAGTTATTGTTGCTCACAATCATCCTTCTGGTAATGTCGAACCGAGTCTGCAAGATATCGAATTAACGCGACAACTTTTGGCTGGCGCGCAGTTTTTAGACGTTCCCTTACTCGACCATCTAATTTTAGGTGATGGCAATCATCAAAGTCTGCGCGAAATCACAAATTTATGGGATGAGTACCCGCAGGGAGATTAGCACTAGATTTCCTGCATAAATCATAGGCGCCCTTCGACTGAAGTCGGAGCCTATCTAGACAAAATGTAAGAAGGTACACTAAAACAAGATTCTTAATAGTAAGTCCGCGGAAGTGGACTTTGTTTATTAGCAGCAAATTCATTCGCACTCGCATTTTTCTGGTTCAAATCCAGTATCGCCCATTACATATAAAGGTTTAAGTAATCAACTGCGGCTGCAATTTTGGATGGGTACTTTGCCGCAAATTGCTCAAACCACAATCCTTCACTCGACAGTGGATCTAAAGTTTTGAGCCAAGCGATCGCCCGTTGGTATCTCTCTTTAGCTTTCTGCTGTTCTAATTCGCTTTCTTTTTGGGCATAATCTACTTTAATTTCACTTAAAATATGCTCAATATCTGAAGTAGATTTAGTTGATTTATTTGCTGGTGGTGCTATCTTTCGGTGCGGTGTTGCATCAATTTGAGCTAATAGTTTATCAAGTTCGTCCATTGTGGTTAATCATGAATTGCATTAAGCAAAACTTCGGATAAACTCATATCTTCTAGATCGTCCAAGGTAATCGTGTCGCATATATCAAATTTTGCGCCAACTCCGAGGAGTTGATCGTCGATTGCTTTGAGGAATTTTGTTGCTTGCAAATCAGAACCAACTTGAATAAAAGAAATGGCAAGTTCTTCGTCGCGTTCCATTTGCCGAGTTGCGTTGATAAGCACCTCAAATACGGCGCGGCGATCGTCTGGTTCGCCATCAGTGACAACTAAAATCGTTTCGCCTTGAGGTTTAGTTTTTCCTGCGGCTTTGCGTTGAAAGTAGTTTTTTATCGCATCTTGCAAAACGATGGCTAAGTTTGTTGTTCCCATCGGATCGTTTTCTTGAAAAACTTGAGCAACTTTGCTCGAAGTGACATCATCGTAGCGTTTAAATTTACCAGAAAAGACATAAACCGTGATGCCATCTGGATCGAATTGTTCGCATTTTCGCGCTAATGCTAACGTAGATTCTTGGGCAATTTCCCATCGACTTTTACCACCTGCTTGATCGGGTGTAGACATACTGCCACTTTTATCGACGATTAAGGTGTAGTCACGGTCTTGCACGGTTTTGATGCCTCCAAGTTAGAGTTTGGTCTAGTCTAACCTCGATGCGATCGCACGTCAGCTGTTAAGGTGGTTTTTCCAAAAAAACTTGCAGTATTTTAAAACACACTTTGTTTGAGAATCTTTCCAAGCAGACAGGCGTAAGCTTTGCGTTGAGTGTTGATGCGATCGCCTTGGAGTTCCTAGTAAAACTTCTTAAAGAGATTGTACTGTCATCTGCAATACAAGTAAGTTTCTCAAAGTAGGTTTAGATAGTTTGACAACATTTGCTAATTTGCCTACTTTCTCAGGAATAGACAACTTTTGGTTTTTGAAAAATCATCTCAAAAGTTGGCTTTACTTAGTGTATTTTACTCTTTTGAATTAAGAAAATAGGCAAGTTTATTATTAATAGAATCTAGTCTTCTACAAAACAAAAAGCGGTCAGTTATACATCAGAAAATATTGCATGTAAATGTACTGTGCTTGAAATATCAATCATTCACCTAAGCTTTATAAAAGAGTAGTTAATCCGACTAAACTTTATTAAATCTTTATGTTTGAGTGACTTATTTGACTTAACCTAGTTTATTAGGTTGAAAAAGAATTTCGTTTTTAACTCATTTCAAGTTTTTTTCAAAACGAATAGCCCCGTATTGCCAACATGACTTGCTGCAAAGCATATCAGTTATGGTGCAATTGATTGCCGGATTGATGGTGATAGTGGTACTATACACTCGCGGTTGATATTCGTGACACTTCTGGTGCTGCAACGCTACTTATCGATACTGATATTAAGCAAACGATTAGTTAGCAAGCTTCTCAGAATCTGAATTTATTGTTAGTCCACGCAGGAGGACTTTTTTTATTTATAGCAATGGTCAAGATGATTGTGACATTATAAAGTCTTAAAACTATTGTTCTAACCCTGACCTCTGGCCCCTACTATTTATGGCAGACGAGAGACAATGCGATCGCCCTTCCTCGCACTCACACGCTTTTCAAGAATACCTAGAAAGCTTGTACCTCAAATACAAACACCTCCGCGAGGGTGCAGTCGCAAGTTATATCCCAGAACTCGCGAAAGTGGATCCTGACTTATTCAGCATTTGTGTCATTACCGTCGATGGTCAAGTTTATCAGGTTGGAGACTACAATCAGTTATTTACGATTCAATCGATTTCTAAAGTCTTTGTCTATGGAATGGCGCTAGAAGAACACGGACGCGATTACGTTTTAACCAAAGTCGGTGTAGAACCTACCGGAGACGCTTTCAATTCGATTATTCTCGACGAACGCTCAAAACGTCCTTATAACCCAATGGTCAATGCTGGTGCGATCGCGACCACGAGTCTGATTAAAGGTTCTGGACCTACTGAACGCCTCAATCGAATGCTGGATATGTTTCAGCGCTACATCGGTCATGAAATTTTTGTGGATATTTCAGTTTTCATGTCAGAACGTACTACTGGACACCGCAACCGAGGTATGGCACATTTGATGCTTAATTTTGGCATGATTGACGAACGCATCGATGAAGCCCTCGATCTTTATTTTCAGCAGTGTTCAATCATGGTAACTTGTCGTGATTTAGCAGTCATGGCTGCAACGCTTGCCAATAATGGTATAAATCCGATGACTGGAGAACGCGCTGTCGATGCACGCTATGTCAGAGATGTCCTGAGCGTGATGTATACCTGTGGAATGTATAATTTTGCTGGTGAATGGGTGTATAAAGTTGGTTTGCCCGCAAAAAGTGGCGTTAGTGGAGGAATTATTGTCATTGTGCCCAACCAAATTGGGATTGGTGTTTTTTCACCCTTGCTAGATACTAACGGTAATAGTATTCGCGGCATCAAAGTTTGCGAAGATATTTCGCAAGAATATGGCTTGCATTTGTTTGATTCGTCGCGGGGCTGTACGAAGTTCCTTGAAATCCTGGCGCAGAGCAATTAGCGCTTTGCATCAATTTTAGTTGACTAATCTCGACAACTCAAGCTAACTTTTTATGACATAAATATTGACAAATTACTGCAAATTCTTCCACAAAACTTACAATATTATCCTGTGCCAGTCAGTTAAATGCCGCAATGACCTGTAGAGTAAAAAATTGATGTATTGTGGTATAGGAAAGTGGCGATCGCGCCAAGAAGCTATGAGTACGATTCGTAGCACTCAGAACAGCAAAAATTATGAATTTGATAACTAAATAGTTTTGTAAATTGCCAAACTAGACACACCTACCTCACAAAATTTTATCTTTGACCTCTCGTTTGTTAATGTCATGCCCCCGAAGATTATCGTTGTATCGAATGGAAAAGGCGGAGTAGGAAAAACAACTACAGCAATGGGATTATCCGCGATCTTTTCTGAGCGATACGAAGTTTTAACGGTAGATGCAGATAGCCAAGGGAGTTGTTCTTGGTGGGCAACGCGCGGTAAGATGCCCTTTGATGTTGCGCAAGAAACAGACCCCAAGCTATTGGGGCGGTTGCGAAAAGTTGAGGGGTACGATTTCGTTATAGTAGATACAGCGCCAGCACTACGTTCGGATGCGTTGAAAGCGGTAATTGCGATCGCGGATTACATGGTTTTGCCAACACCTTGCGCGCCAATGGATTTATCAGCCTTGATTGAAGTTGTTAAAGCAACCGTTAAACCTTCCGGAATTCCCCATCGCGTACTGTTAACCAAAGTTGATGTTAGAAGCATAGGAGAAGCTTTAGAAGCACAAAATACACTTATAAAATTGGGTATTCCTGTTTGTAAAACATTTATCCGCATTTATAAAGCTCACGAAAGAGCCGCACTTGAAGGATTACCAATCACTCAACTAAAAGGGAAAAATGCGCGCGAAGCCGCAGCAGATTACCGCCGAGTAGCAGCAGAAATACAACGCGATTGGAGGCAATAATGGTTAGAAAACGAATTGCAGATTTATTGAACGAAGAAGGAGAAAAGTTAACATCTGAGCAAAGTTCATCTGAGGCAGATGCTACAAATAATGAGGAGTCAAGCAACGAGGAAAATACAGAAGTGGTAAAATCAACAAGAACGACGGCAAGATCGCGTAATACAAATCGGACTCGACAAAGTCAAACTGCATCAGATACAGAAGGAATTGTTGCGGAATTACGTGCAGCTTTAAAGCAAGCACAAGAGAAGGAAAAATCGCTAGAGCATCGCATTGCAGAACTACTCGTCGAGCTAGAGGATGAAAAAGCTTTAGTCAAGCAACTTCGTCAAGATGTCGCAAATTTTGACGCTGTCAACGCTGAACTCGAACAAGCTAAATCAACTATCTTACAGCTTGTAGAAGCTAATTCCAAGTTGATTGAGCAAGTGAATTCTTTGAAAAAAGAACCTGCTCCTTTACAGAAGAAAGAAACCGAATCACAGCCACAGCCTAAATATAAACCAGCAAGACAAACAGTTGTCTTTCCCCAACAAGAGCAAGTCGATTCGGACGGAGAGTCTACTGATTTTGCGCGGAATACTTGGTTACTGTAGCTTTACAAACAAAGTCCACCTCCGCGGACTAGGCGCAAGATGAGGTTAGGAAGATTTATGCAGATTCTAACCGCTAACTATTTTGCGTTTAACTATGTCATATCTTTGCGTTGCTCTATGCTCAGAGGACCAGAACCAAAGTAAACTACCATGAGTAAGCCGCCGATCAGTCCTAAATTTTTGAGGAATTGATTAATTTGCATGTCTTCGGCAAAATTAGTGTGAAAAATTAGCGTCGTAGGGACGAGAAAGACGATGAGCGCGATCGCACCCCAACGAGCCTTGTAGCCTAAGATTACCGATAAAGCTCCGAGCAGTTCTAAAACAATCGAACCAACCAACAACAAGCCGGTTAGTCCTTCTGGAATCCCCGCGCTAGCCATAAACCCTTGCGTACCAGCAAAGTTAAAAATTTTATTAA
The Chroococcidiopsis sp. TS-821 genome window above contains:
- the radC gene encoding DNA repair protein RadC, giving the protein MTYCLRIADLPTTERPRERLLTHGAKNLATAELIAILLGTGQGQGKLSAVGLGQFILQELGKNQRDPLAVLREITPQELMQIHGIKAAKAATIVAAVELGKRAFQSRPLERTIIDSPAAAAATLSQDLMWQAQERFAVLLLDVKNRLIGTQVITIGTATETLASPREIFREVIRQGATRVIVAHNHPSGNVEPSLQDIELTRQLLAGAQFLDVPLLDHLILGDGNHQSLREITNLWDEYPQGD
- a CDS encoding ParA family protein, with the translated sequence MPPKIIVVSNGKGGVGKTTTAMGLSAIFSERYEVLTVDADSQGSCSWWATRGKMPFDVAQETDPKLLGRLRKVEGYDFVIVDTAPALRSDALKAVIAIADYMVLPTPCAPMDLSALIEVVKATVKPSGIPHRVLLTKVDVRSIGEALEAQNTLIKLGIPVCKTFIRIYKAHERAALEGLPITQLKGKNAREAAADYRRVAAEIQRDWRQ
- a CDS encoding metal-binding protein; protein product: MPSGGTHDRITLWGLPLVSGVTFFHTQSGNLTLIVAGAYLFSGLMFGPDLDLYSRQYQRWGYLRWIWRPYQKALRHRSIFSHGFLIGTTLRVLYLGIWLAFMGIFILGVVHLIWGVELSWQQLVAQSRRSLLQNSTEWLYLFLGLELGAMSHSISDWSSSAYKRRQQNRAKMKKRKRSSTQVKRRK
- a CDS encoding VWA domain-containing protein, whose product is MQDRDYTLIVDKSGSMSTPDQAGGKSRWEIAQESTLALARKCEQFDPDGITVYVFSGKFKRYDDVTSSKVAQVFQENDPMGTTNLAIVLQDAIKNYFQRKAAGKTKPQGETILVVTDGEPDDRRAVFEVLINATRQMERDEELAISFIQVGSDLQATKFLKAIDDQLLGVGAKFDICDTITLDDLEDMSLSEVLLNAIHD
- a CDS encoding DoxX family protein yields the protein MKYIPLVARVFLSVIFLRSGINKIFNFAGTQGFMASAGIPEGLTGLLLVGSIVLELLGALSVILGYKARWGAIALIVFLVPTTLIFHTNFAEDMQINQFLKNLGLIGGLLMVVYFGSGPLSIEQRKDMT
- a CDS encoding DUF2141 domain-containing protein — its product is MVKILQVFSLAIATSTSLIASTTLAQPSHKLTVVVDGIARPRGQVCFRLYDKDKGFPQSDAGVIQSGCTNAQRSSVVAEFRGLQSGTYAVTVFHDENNDQKLNTNFLGIPREGFAISNNPPIKIGAPKFNNASFSVEGDTTIRVNMRYL
- a CDS encoding phosphoribulokinase produces the protein MSHRPIMLGIVGDSAAGKTTLTKGIAQVLGPENVTVICTDDYHRYDRRQRAEIGITALHPDCNYLDIMQQHLSLLRTGQPILKPIYSHKTGTFEPPQYVKPSKFVIVEGLLGYSTRGARDSFDVKVYLAPPEPLRAQWKIKRDTQKRGYTAEQVKAELEKREPDSEQFIRPQRQWADVVVSFYPPSDEPDRGNGHLNVRLVLRPTIPHPDFTQILDIISSHPHPAIRLELDRDMNKPVDVLEVDGHATSEQVDELEKIICNDMPPHLSHFCSRESNPELGKVAGTTGETIQSYPLAMTQLLITYHMLKATQIYQPIMI
- a CDS encoding salt stress protein, Slr1339 family; translation: MDELDKLLAQIDATPHRKIAPPANKSTKSTSDIEHILSEIKVDYAQKESELEQQKAKERYQRAIAWLKTLDPLSSEGLWFEQFAAKYPSKIAAAVDYLNLYM
- the mazG gene encoding nucleoside triphosphate pyrophosphohydrolase → MTHPQKPNQLQATDETLVALQELINVVAKLRSPDGGCPWDLAQTPETLIPYVIEEAYEVVEAIRTQDRKAIAEELGDLLLQVVLQAQIASESGQFSLKEVAQGITQKLIRRHPHVFGDVSVQNVDQVRQNWEQIKAAEKGTSPTDAQKLSHKLSRYARSLPPLLAGMKISHKAAAAGFEWENVEGVWAKYYEELAEFQEAIAHKSLEEQQAELGDLLFVIINLARWYQLDPDAALQGTNQRFVQRIIQMETFAERPLSEYTLEELENLWQQAKAKLAKVQPSEDTV
- the glsA gene encoding glutaminase A, producing the protein MADERQCDRPSSHSHAFQEYLESLYLKYKHLREGAVASYIPELAKVDPDLFSICVITVDGQVYQVGDYNQLFTIQSISKVFVYGMALEEHGRDYVLTKVGVEPTGDAFNSIILDERSKRPYNPMVNAGAIATTSLIKGSGPTERLNRMLDMFQRYIGHEIFVDISVFMSERTTGHRNRGMAHLMLNFGMIDERIDEALDLYFQQCSIMVTCRDLAVMAATLANNGINPMTGERAVDARYVRDVLSVMYTCGMYNFAGEWVYKVGLPAKSGVSGGIIVIVPNQIGIGVFSPLLDTNGNSIRGIKVCEDISQEYGLHLFDSSRGCTKFLEILAQSN